gagtgggcagatgcatggcagatccagtataatatagataaatgtgaggttatccactttggtggccaaaAAACaaggttattatctcaatggggttaggtttggtaaggaggaggtacagcgagacctgggtgtccttgtacaccggtcactgaaagttggcgtgcagatacagcaggcagtgaagaaagctaatgaagaaagaatgttggccttcataacaagaggatttcagtataggtgtaaagagatacttctgcagttgtatagggctctggtgagaccacatctggagtattgtgtacagttttggtctcttaatttgatggacatccttgtgattgaagcactgcagcgtaggttcacaagattgatccctgggatggcgggactgtcatatgaggaaagattgaaaagactatgcttgtattcactggagtttagaaggatgagggggttcttatagaacatataaaattataaaaggactggacaagctcgatgcaggaaaaacgttcccaatgttgggcgagtccagaaccaggggccacagacttagaattaaggggaggtcatttaagactgaggtgagaaaaatctttttcacccagagaattgtgaatctgtggcaatttgggactgagatgaggagaaactccaatgaggagttgtgaatttgtggaattcccagccacagagggcagtggaggccaagtcactggatggatttaagagagagttagatagagctctaggggccagtgcaGTCAAGgcatatgaagagaaggcaggcacgggatattgataggggatgatcagccatgatcacaatgaatggcggtgctggctcgaagggccgaatggcctcctcctgcacctatattccacgtttctatgtttcaataactgACGTGCTGAATAATTTTTTAATAGCGTAAATATTAGCAAAtgtacttttgtttattttatttgtcaattGAATGATAAACGAACAGTTTAATATCTTAGATTaatccagcaggtcagacagcatctataaaTACTGAGTTATTTTATGCAGcacattgtgtgtgtttttgtaaaccagtatctgctgttccttgtgcttGTGCATAATGCCCTTTGTGGTTTAATGAACTGAGCTAAATGTGACCAATGAAACTGATGACACTTTAGAAGTATTATGGTTTTTGATTCTGGGTTTACAAGTTTACTGCTCCCTGACCGTTGTGTTCagatgcatgtgtaggaagaacaGCTGGATCAGAATGGACCATTCTCAGAAATCCCCAGGTCACAGGTTTTATTCCTGATACCAGATCTATCAGAGATCAGTGCCTCCATTGCACTATTCAGTGCGAGGTGAGCGGACtgtgtcaaagtttgtttcttcaACAGCAGATAGCAACAACATTGTTtaaggtaaaccatggcaatctttaattgattcatcAGACGGGAGTggaaagatctacaatgagcacaaacgttgctcattgcttctcgggctccactcacagaacaaaggaaagttagcacaattatacattgttCCTTTCAGTAAAtccctcctaccaagtctgaatatggcatgactgaaagattctgtagacTTTCAGAATATgggaaaagctgggtccaaatcaagctcatccaataacaagttattacttatctatggagcgtcagctatttttccaatcttggcttctttatggccttgaaagaagcacatgttattactgcaggatcccatcttaatgtctttattgaaaagacaacctgtcctccatattgttccccatataatttacaaagtcattcagacttggcaccgagccattcttttgtatgAGCCATGTatgtggaaagggagaggggagacatCTGCCCGAGGAGTAAAAATGGTTCACAACCGGAAAAAGcgtaagtgttcggcaaaacagtCACCGAATCGATGActactagaccatgcttttgtagaagaactactccattttagatttgactatcagCTCTTCCCCCCAATGCCGTCGGTTCTGTGACAGGAAACATAAGTCACcgtgttccttccacttaccccgTGTTCTTGTTCACTGAAACATCCCTGCTGTCTCATCATGAAGCCGAGGCTTTCAACCCTTTCTTCAATCGCCTGTTTCAGTCTCTCCCGATAGAATTTTGTCAGCTGGAACAATTGGTACTCGCTCCACTGTGTCAGGAGCTCAGAGAATGTAGGCGTTAGATCTGTGTGTACAAAGAGAGAAACTAAACACCATCTGAATCAGTCCCCTTGGCTCCAGCTACAACAGCAACcatcatcctcactgttcctgccCCCTAATTAGAATGATCAACACAGAATATGGGAATAagacaatgtgctgtgggaactcagtgggtcaaccatcatctctggagaatatggataggtgacgtttcaagtctggacctttcttcaggctgattgtggtggcGGTGAGTGGGGAGACGTGTGGACAAGAGGAGGGACAGGTCAAAGACTGGTAagtaaggtggatacaggtgaggggagattTTGATAGGCTGATAATTGGAGAAAGACCAGAGATGGAAAGACAGGTGTGAAATAAAAGGAAATAAGAGTTTCAAATTGTGAAGCGAGATGAATTAATGTatgtggaaagggagaggggagaaatctgCACGAGGAGTaaaaatggttaacaaccggaAAAAGcgtaagtgttcggcaaaacagtCACCGAATCGATGCTTTGTCTCGCCAATtgcccaccattgtaactctcttcccattcccatagcaacctctctgtccttggaCACATgctcactggaggaacagcatctcaaattcCACTTGGCTAgcctacaatccaatggtatgaacagtgaattctccaattttaagtaacaatcCAAACCGCATACCCGCTTtatttcccccactctctccGCTGTTTTGCAccgatttctcccctccccatttccTGCTGTTATGGTTCAATGTTCTTAAACAGACAAGaacgcaaataaaatcagtgatcaTACAGTACAATCTTTATGTCACCAGGCGGTAGTGGTAAAACTCTTTACAGTATGCAgattacagactatacagagttctcatccccacacaaaggggcagTGATCTAATTACATATATATACTCCAATAACCAACGATTCGGCAATACCTTATCTACAGATCATAGTACAGCCTCttccttcttaagattgacaggttcttctgacagaggaagggttagccatatCTGTATTtctaagtctgatcttgaccgcttttggctcgctgtgctgcgatttccaagagaacgccaccacctacggctgtcatttttggccacctcgctcagagcccccctccgccttccgggaccagaggattgttcccatcgataaaaaatcagagagatattaatgtttttaaataatttgccattctctctgctgcccctgctggaggaagggggagggactataaaaccaggaagtggtgtgcctcactcattctctgcaagatggaggaagccagagggtcacatctctctgagctctcaatactactgaacacatgtctactcaactgtgagtgcccttaatgtggtttgaaaatgaaaatatggttggtttgaagtaaaaatgcactgcaaatggttgtttgggttgaagtaaaaatgcactgcaaatggttgtttgggtagaagcaattggtggagaggtggaattggtggagaggtggaatattgcgtcggggaaccagccctcccgtgtgaacatgggacccaacgggtcccacttagtctagtatggttatatgagaaggctATATTTCTGCAaaacaagcattttgttttttttctacttatgatatacattataatcttatagaacAAAGGTTAATGCCAAGAGTCTGAATCTGTCTAATGTTTATATTATCGAGGAGACATTCATGAAACTGTTATCTtgcttatgttattggaaagggaGCATCAACAGTTTGTTAGTTTATTAAGGTTAGTGTATTTTGCTTGCTTTACAAGTTAATAGGAGGAGGTTAAAGCTTGTCTTAGTTCCACAATCCATTTTCTAAGTTGAAATCTTGATTTAACTTCCACACTGCCTCCTATATTCCTTTCTTTATTTTCATAATCTTCAACACTCAATCCTTCTGTCGAACTGCTGGATTTGATATCTCTAGCCTTTTTTTAACCACCTACCTATCAAAAAAAACCCTCCGCAATAATATCCatctcacttgccaagctttgtgatGCCGCTCCTCTCTGCCAGCTTACGGATGCATTCTACAATTAGTCTGATGGATCGGGGAGGCTGAGGCAGCGTGTGAGCAGGGGAGGGTTGGATAGTGTGTGACCGGGGGAGAATGTGATGGTGTGGCCCAGGGGtcatgggcccagggggatgggacagtgtgtgacacagggagcatgggccccagggggatgggacagtgtggggcccagggagcacaggccccagggggatgggacagtgtgtgcctcagggggatgggacagtgtgtgccacagggggcatgggccccagggggatgggacagtgtgtgccccagggggcatgggcccagggggatgggacagtgtgtgacacGGGGAGAAagggccccagggggatgggacagtgtttgACACGGGGAGAAagggccccagggggatgggacagtgtgtgacccGGGAAGGGTCGACTGTGATCATCTCCGTAGCCGGTGTTCAGACAGGGAACATATCACAGCAAAAACACAGTAGACAAACGCACTGATGAAGAGGTGCAGGTGCACTTATCACCTGAGGCAACACTGTAGGTGATGCCAGCTAATCTCCCTAGGATTATCTTCCACATGCATGAACCACCCAGTTTACTCATGGATAATGGACACGCATTGCAATTGCTCTCCTTCAACCAAGTGTGTCCCACCCATCACCATCGCTCCACTCTCTGTGGCCTCATGCTACATGgcttcaatgatactttgtcTTGTGTACACAAGTTCAGTGACCATCCTCCTATACACGAGGATCAGGAGAGGAGTAGCTACACTATCTATAATATATAATAGATTAATAcacacagccttttacccagaggaggggaatcaagaaacaatgaTATAGGTTTCAGGTGGAGCCGGGGATTTTATGTTAaaattggtacatggataggttaggtttagagggacatgggccttaCGCAGGCTTGTGGGACTACAGTAGATCGGCCATGTTGTGTGACGTGTCCAAGGTGGGGCTGAAGAGCCGTGTTCCATGCCGTGTGCCTCTATGAGTCTGAGGGACAACATGGGCCATAATAACTCCAACAGTACAGACTACACAGAGTCcaaacacaagagtcgccacgatTCATGCACCATCTTATACTCTTCACTTTCTCAGAAAGCCTCTACCCAGTCACTGCATTAATTCACATCTGAATCTTCAATGACGATTCATCGCCTCTACGATCACTCCCTCTGTCCTTTCAACTACTGCCTGCAGATGTTAACATCCTCTCTTTCTCAGTTCCTTCCTTAATCCCCTGTCCTTCTGACCTGTGGACCATGTACTAGATGCAAACCAGATATCAAGACAACATTTATATCGTGAAGAATTCTGCAACACACCTGTGTCCATCCTTGTTGTTGAGGTCACTGGAGCCGCAGTCCTGTTTCCAACTTCAGCCGTGGTGTGGATAGGTGTTACCATATTCTGCTGCTCTGCAGTAACCCGAATAATAATAGTGGGATTAGACAGTGGTTAAGACAAGAATGAAAAGATTGCCGTGAACTGTGAACCACTACCCACCACGATAAATCTCCGGGTGTTAGGGTAGGAACGGGTAGgtttggaggagggggagggtcgtGGAATGTCAACATTGAACCAGAAACTAAACCGAATCAGCCATTTACATCCTGTGGCCTGGTGGTATAACAGTATTgaaatcttaggtacacaaaattgctggaggaactcagcgggtgcagcagcatctatggagcgaaggaaataggcgacgtttcgggccgaaacccttcttcagaaacccttctaagtctgaagaagggtttcggcccgaaacgtcgcctatttccttcgctccatagatgctgctgcacccgctgagttcctccagcaattttgtgtaccttcgatattccagcatctgcagttcccttttgaacagtattGAAACCTTGCACTGAGCCACTCACTTCTTCACATTCAAACCTTTCCCCATGGGCCACAAGGGACACAAGAGATGTTGCAGCTCCTACACCATCCAGCATATCGCTGACCACTTGTCTGGCAGCCCATTCACTTGGATAAATGGGTCAATAACTAGACAGATGCTGCAAAGGCCAGTGATGGGTCTCCCTATTTTACAGCCTACATtaataggttaaaaactggctgtcttgtgggcaaaactattgttaatcatcttatgtatgcagacgacctggtcctgctctgtccatatagtgctgggctgcagcagatgttggtgtgctctcagtatggccttgattatgacataaagtaaaacgctaagaaaagccgcataatgatagttagaagcgctgaggacaggaaatcaacttttccgaccttttatttgtcagacagtcctcttgctgtgtgtgaggaaattaaatacctaggtcatgtcatatccgatgactggacggatgacaaagacctctaccgacagcgctgtaaaatgtatcttcaagctaacatgcttataaggaagttttctatgtgttctgactctgtgaagtgttccctgttcagaacctacatcacaccgttatatactgctcaattgtggtctaactataagaaaaagagtatgcagaggctcaaggtagcatacaatgatgcaatgaggttgctgcttcgtgtccctaggtggcatagtgccagtcaattgtttgtgtccactagaatgccaacctgtgaggcactcttaagacagctgatgtttagttttatgtgtcgcctggacaagtcagagaaccacataattgaagccctagtcagccctctgaaaagctgctatagattcacttctaggctaagacggcattggtgcaatagcttgtatatcttataggctaatatgcaattgttatgtatttttgtatctccttatactgtatgatgtgttatatggacctatgtctgaaataaagctttattattattaaccacGCAGATAAAAGGACTTCACAGTTTAGCAGGGCACTTGAAAATATGGCGCGCGGATTGTTTGGAGCATCGGAATTGGCTGATTGAGCAAGTAATAAAACGGCAAGATGCAGTGAAGTGGCCTGTCGGGGGTAGTTGTATTAATAGAGAGACTGTGTAGAGGTaaagtgctgtgtacagggcaagTGTGAGTCTTCGGCAAGGAGTCCGAGGAAAGGGGGCAGGAGATAAAGGTACAGTCGTGCAGCCTGTTGAGCTTGTTGGATCTTATTTCAGTGCCGTCATGAGGCAGGAGAAATGGTGCAACATTAGAGCAACTGCTGGTTTCCCTGGTGACTAAACCTGTTGGGAATGTGTCCAGGAGCAGCTCCGTGTTTGGGAACTGGAGATACAGATGGATGACCTAGAGATCATCCGAGAGACCCTTTGGACAAAACCAACAACAAGGTGGTCACGACCAAAGACCAGGATGAAAGGGTGTGACCACCACGACCTCTAGTCGGCAAAGGCTGTAGGTGACCATTCTTTGTGGCCATTTCCTTTCCAAACAGGTCGCAGTTTTGGAGACTGTTAGGGGATGACCCGTCAGGGAAGAGCAGTAGTATCAGGCAGGATGAGGCTCCGTGCCTGGCAAAGCCATAGTGGAAGGATACACATCtgttggggagaggggtggacagGAGATTGTGTGGCAGCAATCGAGACTACAGGATTGTGCGTTGTTTTCTGCTTCCAGGGTCCAGGATGACTCGGAGCGGCTACTTGATATTCTCAAGGGGGAGAATGAGCCAGAAGTtgctgtgcatgttggcacaaatgacataggaTGTTAGGAAATTGTAAAATAACAGGGCAGTGATCTCCGTAGTACTCCTTGTGCTCCGTGCTAGTGAGTGTAGGAACAGGGAAAGAAAGACAGGTAAATGTGTGGCAAAGGAGCTGGTACAAGGGGTAGGGATGCATACTTTTGTACCACTGGGACTTCTTCTGGGATAgacgtgacctgtacaagagggatgagTTTTACCTGAACCTAAGGGGAATGCCAATATTCTGAGCGGCAGCtcccactgtctccatcacaagaaatagactattgactgacgtctattactaacccactgactcccaaaaCTAtctccctgcttcctgcaaagactctatcccctacttccaaaTCCTccgtctgtgcccaagatgaggtattccatactagaacatgcgagatgtcatcattcttcagggaacgggtgttctcctctcccatcatagaagaggccttcactcgtgtctcctcgttaCCCCCAGCTCCGCCCTTGCCCCTTCCATTCGTCAGAACAAATACAGGTTCCCctcgtccttaccttccaccccatcaaccgtcgcatacaacacataatgctGCAAACTTTCCACCACGAGCcacatgttcccatctccaccccttgccaccttccgcagagaccgttccctccaactCCATGATTAACTCATCCATCCCCAGCCAAACCaaaccctccccaggtaccttcccctgcaaccacagaagatgcaacacctgtccctataactacccgctcgactctgtccagggaccccggacagtcctttcaggttaacttgcacctcctccaacctcatctactgtatccgttgttcaagatgtggactctaaagggcctgtcccacttgggtgtcatttgctcgtcacgcaggtggcgcgcgaaggttttgtcaatcccaaaatcctggggcgccgcaagcgaccgcgtgtcactgccgatgtcaccacgcaccatgcgcgcatcacttgatgtcgcgtaaatgacgcccaagtgggacaggccttttacacatcggcgacaccaaacgcagactggccgATAGTTTAGCCGAACACTTTCTCTCAGCCCGCTtgaaactacctgatctcccggttgctggacacttgaattcccctcccattcctacaccgacctttctgtcctcggtctcctccattgtgaaAGTgaagctaaacacaaattggaggaacagcatcttatatttcacttggcagcttacagtccactctccacatcaccgtctatttcccttatccctaaccagtctgaagatgtgtttcgacccaaaacatcacccattccttctctccatagatgctgacagtctcgctgagacactccagctttatgtcaatctttggtttaaaccagcatctgcagctccttcttacacatcctggCCGGCAGGTTTGCTACTGCTATGTGGGTGGATTGAAACTATAATGGTTGATGGGTAGGATCCAATACATGACTGAGGCAGATGAGAAGATGGAGGCCAGTATGGATTGTGATTAGAGAAGGTTCAGTGCACAGTAGAGGCATGACAGCGAGCAAGGAGGGTGTGGATAGGTGTGTGCGACTGAGATGCTACGTAGACTGTTAGGGGATGACCCGTCAGGGAAGAGCTGTAGTATTAGGCAGGATGAAGCATCGTGCCTGGGAGAGCCATAGTGGTAGGATACACATCAgttaggggatgggggggggggggagtgaaggagGTTGTGGAAACGGGATTCTGTGGGAGCAGTCGGGAATTCTGGATGGTGTGCTGCTGTCTCGGAGCGGCTATTTGACATCCTGCTCCAGGAGAGGTGGCCAAGACTTGACATTCGCAAGGGAGAGAATGAGGAGCCAGAGGTCGTTGTGCATGTTGACACAAATGATATTGCACGTTAGGCAAAAGGTAGAAAATAAGCAGGGCACTGATCTCCGTAGCACTTCCTGTGCTACTTGCTAGTGAGTGTAGGAACAGGACAAAATGCCAGGTGAATGAGTGActaaggagctggtgcagggggaaCGGATCTGGACTTTTGTACCACTGCGATCACTGATGGGCAGACGTGACTTGTACAGAGGGGTGAGTTGCAACTGAACCGGAtgggaatcccaaaatcctgacaGGCAGGTTTGTGCGTGTATCTAAACTAGATTGGTGGAAGAGTGGGATCCAATGCATGACAAAAGCAGATGAGAAGCTGGAGGTTAGTATGGATTATGGTCAGGGAACTTTCAGTAGACAATATAGGCTTGACAACGAGCTAGGATGGGTTGTTTGATTGATTGCATTTTATTTCAATGTGAGAGGCCTGAGAGGTAAGGTGGATGAGCTGAGGGTGTGGATAGGTATGTGCGACTAGGATgttgtagccattacagaaatctggctgagagggacaggactggcatcTTAATGTTCCAGGATATAGATGCTGCAGGAGAGAGTGAGGTGAGGGTGAAAGAGGATGGGGTGATGCTTTATTGATTTGGAAGAATGTTACAGCAGTAGATGAGATGACATGACTGATGGTTTGTTCAAGTAAGTCTGTATGGATGGAGCTATTAAATAAAACGGGCTGATCACCTTGTTGGTGCGTCAAttatggggggaggggtggggtattCAGCGGTAATTGGAGGAACACAATTGCCAAGAGATTGTGGATAGCTATAgtcattgtgggagatttcaactttctaaaaatacttctaaattccaaataTTTGCTGTCAAAGGAACATCCGGAAATTGGGATGCTTTGTAAAATGTGTTGAcaagttcaaggcatgcatgCTGATATTAAAGAGAACGGCAAGACATGTGGGAGTAAGTAAGCTTGAATGATGAGAGaatttgaggctctggtcaggaaaatggAGACAGGTTGGGATCGATATAGGAACGTGGGATCAAGCCTATTCCCAGAGGAGATTCGGGAATTGAGGAGCATACTAAAGGAGGAAATCAGACAGGCATAATGGGGCATATGCTAtctaccagtgtagatggggcatcttgggccgaggatgctgtttccttgctgtatgagtcAATGACTATGATTTGGATTAATGAAGCCAAACCTGGAGATGACACATAGAgcatagaatagtgcagcacgggaactggcccttcatccCCATATATACACCAACATTATCATGCCAATTTGAACTAATCCCTTCAACCTGCTCGCTGACGGGATCGCTCTGTTCCCTGACTGTGTCAGTCATGTGTTAATTTAAATAGTGTttccaccaactcctcagccaggaAGTTCCATGAACCTACCAAAGTCTGCCTAAAAAAAGTTCAGCCTGTCCCCTCACCACACCCACAATTGTGCAATGATCCACAATTCTGCAAATAGTTCTATTGTTTTTTAACTTACTAATTTGACCACCAACGTTTTTGTCCAAATCATGGCATTGTTTAGAAATTGCAGAGCTTCCAGAACTGATCCTTGCAGTATACTATTGGTCAAGAACCTTGTCAGAAAAACTCTCCCATTTCCCCTCGCCCTAACCTGTTTGGTTTTTTCCTTCTCTGTCCCTACAGTCTTCACCATTCTGCAGCATCCACTCCCCTCCCATTTCACGCACCTGCTCCTTGGATGGGACTCGATGAATCCTTGTTTAATGAATCTCGGTCATGATGGATTTCATCACTTGGGTCAGTTCCAGGGGCGTGaaccacgtctcctattcctctttCACGGGACTGACATTGTTCCTGTTCCTCTTCAGCAGGTTCACATTCCATTGAAGTTCTGTTTTCAATCCCACTTTGCTTTTCTGTCGTTGTTCCTGTGTTCTGACCATCGTTCTTTGATGAGGTGCCTGACCAAAGTCTTTTGAAAACATTGCCCACTTGAGATAATTTCCCACCTGAAAAAACAACATAAATTGCAGTTGCAGAGCAATTTCAAATTGAGAAAACCACAGGTTGGGAATAGCCGGTAAGCAATCTGAGCTGACATTCTGGGGGAAGTGGAACTTAATGGCCATCTTAGAAATAGAGCAAGCTATGCCAATTGACCCAACCTAACTAAAATTACCCATCAAATCTAGTCCCATCAATCCATGGGTTGACATTTCATCtctctaaaccactctgtccaaatgtcttttgaggaAAAAATTTAACAGGATACcgacgggtaactttttcacacaaagggtggtgggtgtatggtacaagcttccagaggagatgGTTGGGCAGGAACTATCCTAACGCttaagacagttagacaggttgatggaatgaacaggtttagagggatatgtggcaagcgcgggcaggtgagactagtgcagcTAGGAGGTGTTtcagcggtgtgggcaagttgggccgaagttccatatacccaccactgtgtGAAGATGTTAACCCTCGGGATCCTATTAAATGGCCCCCTGCTCACCTTAAGCCCTTAAGATTCTTATTCTCCGAGGAAATAAATACCAGTGCTAACACCCTATTTATTTACCCCTCgtcccataattttatacatctctaagaTCACTCTTCAATCTAACTATttcataatactttattgtcacaagtaccaaggTGAAACACTTTGTTGTGCACAGacgggtaaaatcatacagcagaccacaACTAGGAGGGATAAATAAAGCCAGGATATTCACCATGAATTGCAACGGTCTAGAGAAACACTGAGATCCCTAAAGTCAGCAGCACACAC
This genomic stretch from Amblyraja radiata isolate CabotCenter1 unplaced genomic scaffold, sAmbRad1.1.pri scaffold_721_ctg1, whole genome shotgun sequence harbors:
- the LOC116970314 gene encoding uncharacterized protein LOC116970314 isoform X2 — its product is MECEPAEEEQEQCQSRERGIGDVVHAPGTDPSDEIHHDRDSLNKDSSSPIQGADLTPTFSELLTQWSEYQLFQLTKFYRERLKQAIEERVESLGFMMRQQGCFSEQEHGSVAELVGKGNRRDSSILFHSLVMEKGNRARRVMWESFMKMQNKLPKLNKILKEIQELGPDLQEYMNIIGGLTELPSHMEGGC
- the LOC116970314 gene encoding uncharacterized protein LOC116970314 isoform X1, whose amino-acid sequence is MECEPAEEEQEQCQSRERGIGDVVHAPGTDPSDEIHHDRDSLNKDSSSPIQGAEQQNMVTPIHTTAEVGNRTAAPVTSTTRMDTDLTPTFSELLTQWSEYQLFQLTKFYRERLKQAIEERVESLGFMMRQQGCFSEQEHGSVAELVGKGNRRDSSILFHSLVMEKGNRARRVMWESFMKMQNKLPKLNKILKEIQELGPDLQEYMNIIGGLTELPSHMEGGC